Proteins from a genomic interval of Poecile atricapillus isolate bPoeAtr1 chromosome 1, bPoeAtr1.hap1, whole genome shotgun sequence:
- the LGALS3 gene encoding galectin-3, which translates to MSDGFSLSDALANSNNPAPCAPPGQGWPSWGNQPAAPGAFPGYPGAPGAYPGAPGAYPGAPGAYPGAPGACPGAPGAYPGAPGAYPGGPAGPGAYPGAPAGPGAYPGAPGAYPGAPGSFPGAPAATGPSPGPGQPSSGPGFGPSAPQGGPTAPQGGSAPPQGGPTPPMKVPFELPLQAGLVPRLLITITGTVNPNPNRFSLDFKRGNDVAFHFNPRFNEDHKKVIVCNSMFQNNWGKEERTAPRFPFEAGKPFKLQILCETDHFKVAVNDAHLLLYNFREKRLNEITKLCIGGDIALTSVVPTMI; encoded by the exons aTGTCAGACGGTTTCTCT TTATCTGATGCCTTGGCCAACAGCAACAAcccagccccctgtgcccccccaggCCAGGGCTGGCCCTCCTGGGGAAACcaaccagcagctcctggagcattCCCAGGATATCCTGGAGCACCAGGGGCTTATCCTGGAGCACCTGGAGCCTACCCTGGAGCACCTGGAGCCTACCCTGGAGCACCTGGAGCCTGCCCTGGAGCACCTGGAGCCTATcctggagcacctggagctTATCCTGGAggaccagcaggaccaggagccTACCCTGGAGcaccagcaggaccaggagcttACCCTGGAGCACCTGGAGCGTATCCAGGAGCACCTGGATCATTCCCTGGAGCACCAGCAGCAACGGGGCCATCTCCTGGCCCAGGACAACCATCCAGTGGCCCTGGCTTTGGGCCTTCTGCTCCTCAGGGAGGACCAACAGCTCCACAGGGAGGATCAGCTCCTCCCCAGGGAGGACCGACTCCTCCCATG AAAGTCCCCTTTGAGCTGCCCCTGCAGGCAGGACTCGTCCCTCGGCTGCTCATCACCATCACCGGGACCGTGAACCCCAACCCAAACAG GTTTTCACTGGATTTCAAGCGAGGGAATGACGTTGCCTTCCACTTCAACCCCCGCTTCAATGAAGACCACAAGAAAGTCATCGTCTGCAATTCCATGTTCCAAAATaactgggggaaggaggagaggacaGCTCCCAGGTTTCCATTTGAAGCTGGAAAACCCTTCAAG CTCCAGATCCTGTGTGAGACAGATCACTTCAAGGTGGCCGTGAATGATGCTCACCTGCTGCTGTACAACTTCCGTGAGAAGAGGCTGAACGAGATCACCAAGCTCTGCATCGGGGGGGACATCGCCCTCACCAGCGTCGTGCCCACCATGATATAA
- the MAPK1IP1L gene encoding MAPK-interacting and spindle-stabilizing protein-like, with protein sequence MSGTDDFSLADALPDQSPAKTSKVSSTKPGQQPGQPPQGWPASNPWNNPSAPPMTPTGLPPNTSASSVPFGPPPTGMYPSMPPGPPAPFPPPPTGPSCPPPGGPYPPPTVPGPVPPGQYPPPNMPFPELPRPYGGPTEPAAPPAPVGPWGSMPSGAWGPTMGGQYPAPSMPYPPPGPYSAPTQTPGAAPTVPWGTVPPGTWGPSPPGPFPPPTGSYPAPGLYPTPPNPFQVPSGPAGAPSMPGGPHPYR encoded by the exons ATGTCTGGAACTGATGATTTTTCG TTGGCAGATGCTTTACCAGACCAATCGCCTGCTAAAACCTCCAAAGTGAGCAGCACCAAGCCTGGCCAGCAGCCCGGGCAGCCTCCGCAGGGCTGGCCGGCTTCCAACCCTTGGAATAACCCCAGCGCCCCCCCTATGACTCCAACCGGACTGCCACCAAACACATCGGCTTCCAGCGTGCCCTTCGGACCTCCTCCCACGGGAATGTATCCTTCAATGCCCCCGGGACCGCCTGctccatttcctcctcctcctactggaccctcctgccctcctcctgGTGGTCCATATCCACCCCCAACTGTGCCAGGTCCTGTCCCGCCAGGGCAGTATCCTCCACCAAATATGCCCTTTCCAGAGCTTCCACGACCTTACGGAGGTCCAACAGAGCCAGctgcacctcctgctcctgttgGGCCATGGGGATCCATGCCCTCTGGAGCATGGGGACCAACAATGGGAGGGCAGTATCCTGCTCCCAGCATGCCATATCCACCCCCCGGGCCATATTCCGCTCCTACCCAGACTCCAGGGGCTGCGCCGACAGTACCGTGGGGTACGGTCCCGCCTGGAACGTGGGGACCGTCACCGCCCGGCCCATTCCCTCCACCCACAGGATCATATCCAGCTCCAGGACTATATCCTACGCCCCCTAATCCTTTTCAAGTGCCATCTGGTCCTGCTGGTGCTCCATCAATGCCTGGTGGTCCCCAT CCTTACCGCTGA